In the Primulina tabacum isolate GXHZ01 chromosome 7, ASM2559414v2, whole genome shotgun sequence genome, cattttcttttaaaacaaaacCTCCTATAGGAAGGTCATTCCAACGGAAAACGACACCACTTCAAGTCCCACTTTCATCGCGCAAGTCTCTTTTATAAAGATAGATAAACGAGTAAGACTCGGATTCAGCGTAGAGAAGCTTGAGCATGGCTAGTGAACTCATAGAACAAGTTTGGCTTACAAACTCAAGTTTGAATATACTTCACGTCACCCTTAATCCTATTATACTGATTTGGTCAGAACGTGAGCCACTGATGCTTTAGGCTACTGCTGAACTTTCATGCCAGTCCATTGCATGTTCAAGAAAAAACCCCAAACACATGTAAATCTCATCCGCACAGTGATGTCTCTTGTCTCCTGTAACAAAAACATGAATCTTGCTTTTAATATCCACCCAACTGCTTCCAGGGATCCTATTCAATCCCTTCTCCCTCATCTCATGCCTGATCTTCACTACACTACGCCATCTTCCAGCCGCCGAATGCGCATTAGATAGCATTACATACGAAGACACATCTCCAGGTTCCAACTCCAAAATCTTTCTGGCTGCAACTTCCCCCAATTCTAAATTTGAATGAATCTGGCAGCCTCCTAGCAACGCCTTCCAAAATCCTATTCCAGGATCAAAAGGCAAATCGTGGATAAATATTTCAGCTTCACGGAACCTCCCTGAACGGGACAGCAAGTCAATCATACACGCGTAATGCTCTGCTTTTATCAAACTTGGGTCACCTTTTGCCTCCTTGAAGTACTCATACCTTTGTCGACAAGGCCAACATGATCACAAGCCAATAATAAACAAAGAAGAGTAACACTATTTGGTTGAAAGCCCGTTAGCTTCATCTTCTTGAATATTTCTATTGCATCGTTTCCTTGTCCGTTTTGCGCATAGCCACAAATCATAGCATTCCAAGAAACTACATTTTTTTCGAGAATTCTATTGAAAACCAACAAACTGTCCTCCATGCTTCCACATTTTGCATAGAAACTTATTAGAGAATTTGCAAGAAACAAGCTAAATTTACCCAAGAACTTCATAGCACAAGCATGAATGCTTCTCCCCATGCCAAGTGACCCCATATTAGCTGCAGAAATCACAGCACAAGGATATGTAAACTGAGTCGGCAACTCGCCTGCTCTTAGCATCTCAACAAAAAAATTCACAGCCTCCTCATTTTTGCCTGTTTGGCTGCATCCGCTGATCATTGTATTCCAAGAAACACCATTTCTTTCGGGCATGGACTGAAAAATCTCCACAGCTTCATCGAATCTCCCTTGTTTGATATACCCACGAATCAATGTCGTGTATGAAACGACATTAGGCCTATGGGTATCCACAAAAGCTCTGTGGTCATCCTCAATGCAGCCGAACTTCACATAAAGATCCACAATCGCGCTGCCCACGTAGATATTAGAGTTAAGGCCAACTTTTATGGAGAAACCTTGAATCTGCTTGCCCAAATGGAGGTCTTTTAGAAGAACAGATGAATGAATTAGCGCGCCAAAAGTGTGTTCGTCGGGTCTGATATTTACATGGAGGATTTTTGAGAACCGAATAAAGGCATCTTTATGGAAGTTTTGCTTCACCAAGTGGCGAATCAGTGCTGTTTCTGAGACCACGTCACGTTTGTGCATTTCATCGAGCACGTGGCCAGCGTCTGAATTTGGATCAAAAGACTCATATGGTTGATTTATAAATTCGCCAGCTCGAGGGAAGAatttcctttgatatttgtTGGCGGTGAGGGGATGATGGCGGCTGCATGCGGCGAGTTTCATGATTTCATCTGCAGACAAAACAATTATCGTGTTGACATTTTGCTGAAAATTGGATCATTTCTGAATATAGAAAGGCGATTGAttctttgaatttgaaatgttCCTCTACTTTTTGTGTGTCGTCTCAGTTGACAAAAAATAGAATAGACATTTTTTGAATCAACAGTTAggtattaaattttaaaaattgacgCGATACTTGATAAAATGATGTTGATAAATGGGAATacaacaaaataataatttttttatttttgtaatatttaaattttgaattttttatttgacaaaaaaaattagtggaAACATTTAAATGTATAAACGAAGTTATGAATGTTTCCTTTGAGTTGGTTCGAGTAGAGTCTCTTTTCCGTAATAAGTTTTTTGTGAGGCgttttcacgaatctttatcagtgagactgatcaactctaccgatattcacgataaaaaataatactctttacataaaaagtaatatttttttatgggtgacccaaataagagatatgtctcatagATACgactcgtaagaccgtctcacacaagtttttttttGCCTTCCCGTAGAAGTTAGATCCACGATACTGATCTTGTGTtaaatcatgctaataaaacTGAGAATTCTTTTGAATTCAATTCAACGAACAAAAAGTTGTGGATAGTATGTTGTTTTAAAGATGATGTGCCTTCAAAACAGATTGAGACGAATATGTGAACAAGGTATTATTTTGTTGTTATCTCCGAAAAAAATTTAGTTCAATTGGAAGATACAGAAACGAAACAatgaagagtaggtctcttgtgagacggtctcacgaatctttatctatgagacgggtcaaccctaccgatattcacaataaaaagtaatactcttagcataaaaaataa is a window encoding:
- the LOC142551807 gene encoding LOW QUALITY PROTEIN: pentatricopeptide repeat-containing protein At5g42450, mitochondrial-like (The sequence of the model RefSeq protein was modified relative to this genomic sequence to represent the inferred CDS: inserted 1 base in 1 codon), coding for MKLAACSRHHPLTANKYQRKFFPRAGEFINQPYESFDPNSDAGHVLDEMHKRDVVSETALIRHLVKQNFHKDAFIRFSKILHVNIRPDEHTFGALIHSSVLLKDLHLGKQIQGFSIKVGLNSNIYVGSAIVDLYVKFGCIEDDHRAFVDTHRPNVVSYTTLIRGYIKQGRFDEAVEIFQSMPERNGVSWNTMISGCSQTGKNEEAVNFFVEMLRAGELPTQFTYPCAVISAANMGSLGMGRSIHACAMKFLGKFSLFLANSLISFYAKCGSMEDSLLVFNRILEKNVVSWNAMICGYAQNGQGNDAIEIFKKMKLTGFQPNSVTLLCLLLACDHVGLVDKXYEYFKEAKGDPSLIKAEHYACMIDLLSRSGRFREAEIFIHDLPFDPGIGFWKALLGGCQIHSNLELGEVAARKILELEPGDVSSYVMLSNAHSAAGRWRSVVKIRHEMREKGLNRIPGSSWVDIKSKIHVFVTGDKRHHCADEIYMCLGFFLEHAMDWHESSAVA